The Rosa rugosa chromosome 1, drRosRugo1.1, whole genome shotgun sequence genomic sequence GGAAGCAACCTGGAATGATCAAGCTTCAAGACAAGTCTTCCAGTGCAGTAAGAAAAGCAACGTACGACTCTGATTGAAAGTCAAAACAAAATAAgtgaataatatatattttctacCCTTCATTTTTCTGAAGACTGAAATTGCTCCAACCAACATGATCAAATTACCATGGTTGACCAAATGCAATTCTATTAAACACCAAAACCTTATAATAGATTCCAAATCAATGCTACATTAAAATCCCAACTACAACTATGTCCAGTGTCTTTACAGATTTCCCATCATAAACAAAACAGTTGCTTGCTAAGCTAACTCGGATAAGTGTGGTATTCAgacaagaaacagaaaaaagaatcaaaaaATGCTAATGTTACAACAACAAATTCGACGTTCCATGTTCCTGGATTTTCTTGGCGAATGAATCCATAACATGCCAAGAATGGTCATGAATCTCTTGCACCTGCCTTTGCCATCTATTGATGGCAAGTATGAGAAGGCAGAAGTTAAAACAGTCTCTGTACCAAATCACTCATGTTTTCCTTTGCCTTTCCCATCAACACTTTTTGAGCCATCATAAGCAGAAAGGAAGAAAGTGCTCTGATTTTTCTGCAGAAATCTGCATGACAATAGACAAGTACTCGTAAAAAAGTGCACCTAAAATGTATTTACATAAAGCTGTGTGAAGAAAATCACCAAAATAACTAAGTGACAAAGTGCACATGTAATTCATCATTACTACTTGGAAGGTAAAACATAGGTCTCTTCCCAGAAGTGGACTTGAAACTATCTTCACATTTTTTAAGTATATGATGTCAGCTCCTCTTTTCTTCTGGCCTAGAGTCATCATCCTCTTCAAAAATTTATTGTATAAGAAAGCATTAAAGATGCTTGAAACCCAGCTAAAGAAATGGGGCTAAAGAAAAGGGAATGTGGTCCGGAGCAGAGTATATTTTGGCTACTAATACTTAGACTGAGGCTGCAAATGTCATCTAACTACTTAAAACCTATGTCCCTCAACTTTTCCCATAGTAACAGCCCAAAAAATGCACCGTAAACAAGCAAAAATTTGCAAATAAATGTGGCTATACAAATGATGATGACCCTACATAAGTTTTATCTAATAGTACTGAAACAAAAATTGAGTAAACAGAAATATCTCCAAAATAGTAGTTTATTGTATAAGGTTTGAGTGGATACTTGAGAAAATCAAGTAATTGCTGCTGTAAGCGGGTCAGTGTTTCCTCCTCAATGTTGACATACGCCAATAGCTCCGGCAGCTTAACTGCAAACATCAGAAAATTATCACCATCACTAAAATTATAAAATATGACCATACCAGCTTAAAGGACATCAAATGCATGAAACCACCTACCAGCCTCAATTTTGACATAATTCACAATCATTCTTATGACAACCAAACCAAAGAAACTATAAGCCTATAAGCATTTCCAAGAATCGTTATCATACCAAAAAGTCGTAGCAGATGTTCGGCACCATATATTGTTGACGGAGAGACATCATCTACAATGGTATCTTGATACTGTTTGCGTTCCTTTTTGTATAAGAGAATCATTGGCAATGCTTTGTCAAAGTAACATCGTATTCCTTTCAGGACTTCCCCTACTGGATCAGTCAGCCTGTATTCAAGAAAAATCTTAGTCCATGCCAATGATCGGTCTATATACATATCAGCTCTTCAGACAGAACTACACAACAAAACAGCTGTTCAAATAAAATTGGCTAGTATAATGATAGAAAATCAACTTAAGACTTAGTCAAACATACTTTCCATCTTTCTTTGTCCTGTAGTCGAGGTACTTCTGCAAAATGTCATCTACAGTTGGAGATCGTGGAAGTTTAACAAGCTGCAGAAACAAATTCTTCAACAATCAATATCGTACTGAGACATTTAAAAGTATCACTCAAAGGTCTAATAAATTTCCATTAAGATATGCATtgaagaaccagaaccagatGCATTCTTGAAAGACACATTCAACTACAAAGCTATCATTCTACATGATAGTCAAATGATAACCAAAAGATGTTGCTGAACTCTTAGTACAGATGTACCTTATCCTGCTCACACACAAATTCCCAATCCTCTACCAGTTGTTTTCTTAAGGCTAAAGGAATTTGAATCTTCACAAGCTTTTCCAAGGTAACGCTGTCCTTCTAACAATTATAGAACCCAAAATTAGGCCACTGTCAAAGATATGTCAATAGAAAACTCGAATAACCAAGGAGAATATTATTAAACAGATAGGGAAGGAAACATCTATAATGGGAGAGTAAAATGGTATTCAGCTTTGCATTAATAGAGGATAAATGAATATAAAAACTAAAGTATCACTATTTTTAGCAGGAAACTGCTTCTCTGTATTACAGTGTTTGttatctttcattttctttttcaattggaAAAGCTCAAAGACCACCACTAATAGCATCCTTACAgcataagaaaaaaaatctggACAAGGGTCATATGTTTTTACTGCTACAGATGTGAGAAAATGAAGTGAAGGAAATAGAAAGATAGTAAGTGAAAGCAATGCATCCGAAAAAGATCCAAATAAtgtaaagagaaaaagaaaaaaaaggaatgcagtatatatatatgtatgtatatatgattATACCTCAGCCCCTGAGTCATTCTTTCGCTTCTTCCCTTTGGCCACTGCAATAGACTTTAATATTaattcataaaaaataaaaaaaaaaccctttttACAAGCATTTTttcggaaagaaaaaaaaaactaagttgAAGAACAAGGAATCAGAAAATAGATTATACCATTGTTCTTTTGGTCTTCTTTCTCCACTTTTGCATCTACAAAAGAGCAACAGACAATAACTAGtatcagtaaaaaaaaaaaaaaaaaaaaaccaaaaagttgacaAATATCAAGTTATCAACAGTAAAACTTCTGCCAACTGTAAGGAAAATCATGACAATGAAGTTCTAATCctccagaaaaaagaaaagaataaaaagccAATGACATAATGGTTGGAGGGTCAATTATTCATTGCCCAAAACGATCCCTGTGCTATAGCCAAGGGTGGATTGTGGATTGAAGGAAAAGATCTTCCGGTGTTcaaatgtttatttatttatttttttttaaagtaaaatTGTACTCAGAAAGAAAAGATAGTAACTTTCAATTGTTTGAGTTTATGGTGAACAACAGGTGCCTACTAACTTTCTAATGAATTCTCTATTATGTTAACATCCCCATCCCCATCTGCCATGGAGGTCTCAGGATCACATCATGCAGGAGCAGGGGTTAGGTCAAGTATGTAGTTGGTCACATTTCGGAAACACAAGTGCATTTGGctacatatatatagatatagatattaATGCAAATGCAAAAGCAAAATTATGGTTTGAGGAAGTGCATGTCTGCAACAACTATTAGAGCCTCTGTGAGGCACTAGCATTAAAGTAATTAGGATCAGAGCTAACCAGCAGAACTTTTTGGCTTCGTGTGAGCGGAACGTCCTGACTTTGTATTCTTGTCTACGCCCTGTTTCTTGTCAAGAGCTTGCTGCTTCAATATATTCTCTTCAGTGTACTTCAATATGCGATCCACACCTACCCACTCGTCCCAACTGTTGGCAAGATGTCCAAGCCATAGTAATGATTTCTGTATCCCTTTTTGAAAAGGGTATAATTATTAACGAAAGAAAACACATAAAGACCATACAGCTCTCAGGTACTCTTTGTGAACAAACATATGATATATGAATATTTTGGAATGGGGTATAcaaattatatctaaaatagtAGCCTCTCAACATTGGAAGTTTTTTATGCACCATGTTTGCTACCTTGTTAATATGGTAGATAGGGTAAGCACATTTCATATAGCTGCTATCCATATTTCAGATTTCTAGGGTAACCCgaaaatttaacaaaaacagTATTGATCGTGTTTGGGTGTATCAATGTGTGTATGTGAGTTCTGCATTCTCTACCTAATTAAACAGATTTCAAATTTTAAACGTGTTAAATAATAATGTGGATAGAAATAGAATAGAAGTTATAGAGCACACTCACTTTTTATTCCAGccctgcaaaacaacaaacaaacaacagtTAACATCTTCATCAGAAGCTACTTTGATTACCTACATGTTGTCACTATAACATGCATCAGTGGTTCAGTATTCATTAATACATGCTCGGAGAGAGAAGTTGATCAACTTACAAGGTAGTGAACAAAGTATCTCCATTCGTTTTTCCTGATCTCTGCCTTCTGAACCTAAATGTGAAAGCTTAAAGTTGTTTAGACTACAGCTACAGCAGCACAGAGAGTAAAAAACACAAGAAACTTTGTAGAATCTGAACAGATTTAGTATTGGTAAATCAAATTGGTAAAGGTGAAAAGATAATTCCCTCTATATACCCTATAGAGCTGGTGTAGTAAATATGCACCTTTTACCCAGAATCTTGTTTCTCTTTATAGGCTTATGACTGTGCAAACAATAATaggatgatgatgcaaaatATCACAGCAAGAACATAAGGAAACCACAGCACACACGAACACAGAATTTTATAGAGGTTCGAcaaaaactttgcctacgtcctctgtgtgatctctcttgagaatcactagcactatggagaataacaacttgattacaagtacttattgaaatccctatgctaatccccaacccctttgctagatctctctatcacccttggctctacctgcccctgtgtttatatgtagttgagaactctctgagatctctctttgatctcttctctgATCTGAGGACACATTATATGAGCTCCCTgcagccctatttatagattataggtgctggttacaaacatgtcacattaggattcctaaaactattagaacaaggAAAAGGAGCTAGCTTTCCTATTCCTAACTAGAATAGAACTTACTGTCCAGGTCTAAATTAATAGGAATAACTcttcctattccaaaacccattaggaTACTAGAAGAATTCCTGTGCGCACTAATCTTCATTTACCCATCTGGTTTTGCCTTGAATCCTAATCAACTTAGGCATATCAAcgagccaaattcacaacaatctccaccttggtgaGTTGATACCAAAATCTGATTGCTGCAACCTCCAGGATATCTTGTACTTCTTGAAGTAATCCTGAAACCTTCAAGAACCTTCACCTTGGCAAAAGTCTATTTGCCTCAACGCACCTCAAGTGAGGAGGTGCTCCACCTCAATCTCAACATGCTGTAAGAATGAGCAGGTTCAAGTAACACTTGAACTCCTCCATGGCAATGGTCCTGGTCAAACAATCTGAGACATTCTCCCTTGAATGAACTTTCTCAATTGTTATCTTCCTTGAGTTGACCCAACCTTCGCTGCGATGACCACGAACATCAACGTGTTTCGTCTCTGCTTGAAACACTTGGTTCCTTGTCAAATTGATGACCCCATTCTTCACCACAACTTCTTGTTGAATTCCAAACTCACTCATCAATCCATTAAGCCATAATGCCTCTGCGGAAGCTTCTGTTAGTGCCATGCAATCTACTTCAGTGGTAGACAACGTCGTAGCTGATTCTTTAGTTGCTCTACAACTCACTAAACCTTCACCACAAGTCAAGACATTACTTGTTGCAGGTCTTCTCTTGTCTAAGTCTCCTGCCAAATCTGAACCCTCATGACCAGCATtgcatgcttgttcttgttGTCTTTCAAACACATATCCATGCTCCTTGGTGTCTCTCAAGTAATACAGAATCCACTTCACTGCTTGCCAGTGTCGTCTACCCGGATTCGCCATATACTTTGACACAACGCTCAATGCTTGAGCTAAACCTGGTCTTTTGCAGATTCTAGCGTACATAAGACATCCCACTACTCTTGCATAAGACACATTCATCATCTCATCTAACTCCTTCGTAGATGATCTCTGCACACTCAACTGGAAGTGTGCTACCGGTGGAGTAGACACGGGTTCATATAACAGCCATATTTTTCCCGCTTCTCTGTCCCTCCTTATCCTCACTCCTAGGATTTGTTGTGCAGCTTCTAGATCCTTTATGTCTAATTCCTTCCCTAGTTGTGCCTTTAACTTCGAAATTCTAGACATATCCTGACATGTAGTTAACATGTCACCTAAATAAAGTAGCAATAGTAAAACCATACTATCCTTGAACACATGATGATAAACGCAGCTATCCGCTGGTGAGATTTGGTCATAATCGACCTTTACTTTCTGCGAATACTCCTTGGCCAATACCCGAGCTTTGAATCTCATGGCTTCCTTATCATGCATTCCTTCCTTTTTCCTATAAACCCACTTACAGCCAACCTGATTTCTTTCTTTGGGCTTAGGAACCGACTCCTGAACCAAGTCCTTCTGTATGGACTTCTTCATCTGTTCTAACATAGCTCCCATCCAACTTTCTTGTACATCATTTGCTATAGCTTCCTGATACGTGGTTGGATCTCCTGGACTGAAACTTAGAGCATACTTGTCCAATGCTATGCTTCTCTGAAACTCCTGCCCAAGTGACTGACGAACTGAGTCGTAGGTTCGCAGTGCTAATTGCTCCACCTGAGCTTGTATTAATGACTGTTGTTGTTGCTCTAAGACTTCATCCTCGATAACCCCTTTATCATGCTCCACCTGCTCAATTTGCTCCACCTGAGCTGGAGTTTCTTCCATGATCCCTTTGGTTAGAGGAACTTCGGTTGCTTTCTCTACAACAtcagtcttcttcttcacctcacTTGTCTTGACTTCATCGAACGGCATTGTCTCCTCATCAAAAATGACAtgtctacttagaacccttttcttgctgacaatatcCCATAACTTGTAGCCCTTTACTCCTTTCTCAACTCCGAGAAATATGCACTTGCGTGACTTTGGC encodes the following:
- the LOC133721257 gene encoding protein MRG1 — translated: MGNSSRDDSATDGDASSGGDAKPSNSSLYSEGEKILAYHGPRIYEAKVQKAEIRKNEWRYFVHYLGWNKNWDEWVGVDRILKYTEENILKQQALDKKQGVDKNTKSGRSAHTKPKSSADAKVEKEDQKNNVAKGKKRKNDSGAEKDSVTLEKLVKIQIPLALRKQLVEDWEFVCEQDKLVKLPRSPTVDDILQKYLDYRTKKDGKLTDPVGEVLKGIRCYFDKALPMILLYKKERKQYQDTIVDDVSPSTIYGAEHLLRLFVKLPELLAYVNIEEETLTRLQQQLLDFLKFLQKNQSTFFLSAYDGSKSVDGKGKGKHE